Proteins found in one Candidatus Methylomirabilis lanthanidiphila genomic segment:
- the vapC_2 gene encoding tRNA(fMet)-specific endonuclease VapC, which translates to MITAIDTNVLFDLLIPETPFGELSQRALERAVQAGRLVISDLVYAELAAHFPSGQELDRFLTDTGIEVVPSSPAALVQTGQRWARYRRQRDDTLCCPQCGHTQQVTCGSCGASLRGRHHLLSDFLIGAHACCHADRLMTRDRGYYRTYFPELSLLDPLTESI; encoded by the coding sequence GTGATCACCGCCATCGATACCAACGTCTTGTTCGACCTCCTGATTCCTGAGACACCGTTCGGCGAGCTCTCGCAGCGGGCGCTCGAGCGTGCCGTACAAGCCGGACGGCTGGTGATCAGCGACTTGGTGTATGCCGAACTCGCGGCTCATTTCCCATCGGGACAAGAGCTGGATCGGTTTCTCACGGATACCGGGATCGAGGTTGTGCCCTCCTCGCCGGCGGCGCTTGTCCAGACGGGCCAAAGATGGGCGCGGTATCGCCGCCAGCGAGACGATACCCTGTGTTGTCCGCAGTGCGGACACACCCAACAGGTCACCTGCGGGTCGTGTGGTGCGTCACTCCGGGGACGGCACCACCTCCTCAGCGATTTTCTGATCGGAGCGCACGCGTGCTGTCACGCCGATCGGCTCATGACCCGTGATCGGGGTTATTACAGGACCTACTTCCCTGAACTCAGTCTCCTGGACCCTTTGACGGAGAGCATATGA